The Oncorhynchus mykiss isolate Arlee chromosome 28, USDA_OmykA_1.1, whole genome shotgun sequence genome includes a window with the following:
- the LOC110508398 gene encoding spermatogenesis-associated protein 2 has protein sequence MDAKLQEDLFRRYVACLERRLEDGGGNAGPGRGTSQRGSEALLSTATALLGAYQPDPGQRFRMVRFYEVVENAMRCLRGCSLRGLERAFLTLETVCTNLLLFPWKKEFRCIKTFTGPYVYHLQAVLCDADLRSLLRSMGYSHDHELQFHVRDHPGGPAHLRQLAFELFLAQAECRLLGEVVALARGSASELEALEQRRGCRDDAAGCAEVLRRRDSLGADMARLSVRPVDIGHPHHLRRGGRPSKSVDVTDGAGHWHAASKPVLKASLSLRKEPLFVDAEEDMKDEIIRPSTSISMFSVAAPPSYSPLADFFPIQSPPSVDAYSSYHLSSLDEIDLYTERGGPGVGGRQTPSRPSSREPWDARDGWAFKAHGGLSSLGVKCQGCGLGCSNLASCPRCDMILCPACRDIDPSPCCGLQEYPTPKSPRPMDGYLPVKEKLSVYSNTHSPHPHMHPHPLTLTQQHTHPHPQMVEKPLMATKLFSSKSVANADRASLGGSRCGFCNKPGASHTCVNCSKVSCDSCMSLYGKDLCTRKNPQHSFVPNHQLNFKSGTISHLVYR, from the exons ATGGATGCTAAACTGCAAGAGGACCTGTTCCGGAGGTACGTGGCATGCCTGGAGAGGCGgctggaggatggaggggggaaTGCAGGCCCTGGGAGAGGCACATCACAGAGGGGCAGCGAGGCCCTACTCTCCACGGCCACGGCCCTGCTGGGGGCCTACCAGCCAGACCCGGGCCAGAGGTTCCGCATGGTGCGCTTCTATGAGGTGGTGGAGAATGCCATGCGCTGCCTGAGAGGCTGCAGTCTGCGTGGCCTGGAGAGAGCCTTCCTCACCCTGGAGACGGTCTGCACCAACCTGCTGCTCTTCCCCTGGAAGAAAGAGTTCCGCTGCATCAAG ACTTTCACTGGCCCGTATGTCTACCACCTTCAGGCTGTCTTGTGCGACGCCGATCTACGTTCCCTCCTGCGTTCCATGGGCTACTCCCATGACCACGAGCTCCAGTTCCATGTCCGGGACCACCCTGGTGGCCCGGCCCACCTCCGGCAGCTAGCCTTTGAGCTCTTCCTGGCCCAGGCAGAGTGTCGTCTCCTTGGGGAGGTGGTGGCTCTGGCCCGGGGCTCAGCCTCTGAGCTGGAGGCCCTGGAGCAACGGAGGGGCTGCCGGGACGACGCAGCCGGCTGTGCCGAGGTCCTTCGGCGGCGGGACAGCCTCGGGGCTGACATGGCCCGGCTCTCTGTGCGACCAGTGGACATAGGCCACCCTCACCAtctgaggagagggggaaggccGTCCAAGTCAGTGGATGTGACGGATGGAGCTGGGCATTGGCACGCAGCCAGTAAGCCTGTCCTGAAAGCCTCTCTGAGCCTTAGGAAGGAACCTCTGTTTGTGGATGCAGAGGAGGACATGAAGGATGAGATCATCAGGCCCAGCACCTCCATATCCATGTTTTCTGTGGCTGCCCCGCCTTCTTACAGCCCCTTGGCTGACTTCTTCCCTATCCAATCACCGCCCTCGGTTGATGCCTActcctcctaccacctctcctcATTGGATGAGATTGATCTGTACACAGAGAGGGGTGGGCCTGGGGTTGGAGGTAGACAGACGCCTTCCAGACCTTCATCCAGGGAACCCTGGGATGCCAGGGATGGCTGGGCGTTCAAAGCCCATGGCGGACTCTCTTCTCTGGGGGTAAAGTGTCAGGGTTGTGGCCTGGGCTGCTCCAACCTGGCCTCCTGCCCTAGGTGTGACATGATCCTGTGCCCGGCCTGTCGCGACATCGACCCCTCCCCCTGTTGTGGCCTGCAGGAGTACCCAACCCCCAAATCACCCCGCCCCATGGATGGCTACCTCCCCGTCAAGGAGAAGCTGTCAGTATACTCCAACACCCACTCTCCCCACCCCCACATGCACCCTCATCCCCTCACCCTCACCCAACAGcacacccacccccacccccagatGGTAGAGAAACCCCTTATGGCCACCAAGCTGTTTTCCAGCAAGTCGGTAGCCAATGCTGACCGAGCAAGTCTGGGGGGGTCGCGGTGCGGGTTCTGTAACAAGCCGGGCGCGTCTCACACCTGTGTGAACTGCTCCAAGGTATCGTGTGACTCGTGCATGAGCCTGTACGGCAAAGACTTGTGCACACGTAAAAACCCCCAGCACAGCTTTGTCCCCAACCATCAGCTCAACTTTAAGTCTGGAACCATATCACACCTGGTCTACCGATGA